The Lemur catta isolate mLemCat1 chromosome 6, mLemCat1.pri, whole genome shotgun sequence sequence ATTGCCTGTAAATCTACAAAAATCGGTAAATATTGGGTGCTTGATTGTGTTGGTTTGATACATAAATTTAAGTGTAAAGCCAAGTATgtagagaaaaaagcaaataattaggCACTTTGCTCAAGTCTTCCAGACTTGCCCTTCCCTAATATCTTTGTGAATGCTCTGGCCACCTCTTTGTTGCGGAGGCTGTAGATGAGGGGATTCAGCATAGGGGTGAGGATGGTGTAGAAGGCTGACACCAGCTTGTCCTGGGTGGGCGAGTGAGCAGATGTGGGCCGCATGTACATGAACATGGCTGCTCCATAGTACATTCCCACCACCATGAGGTGAGAGGAACAGGTAGCAAAAGTTTTGCGGCGACCCTCCCCAGACCCCAGGTGAATGACAGCCAGAATAATACAAGCATAAGAAGCAATGATGACTGCTACAGGGAAGAGAAGCATAATTGCACAGCAAATAAATATCATCGTTTCAAACATCAAAGTATCATTGCATGAGAGAGTAAGGAGGGCAGGTACGTCACAGAAAAAATGACGTATTTCCCGGGCACCACAATATGAGAAGGACAATGCAACTGCAGTTTCAATTACACCATCAAGTGAGCCAAGAATCCAAGAAGCAGCAGCAATGAGACCACAGATTTTTTGGCTCATGAGAAGTGAGTATCTTAGTGGCTGGCAAATGGCAACATATCGATCATAGGCCATTGCAGCCAACAGGAAACATTCTGCTCCAAGGAGGGACACATAGAAGAATATCTGGGTCCCACAACCTGCCAGAGAGATGGATTTCTTTCCAGACAAGTAGTTGAAGGCCATCTTGGGTACAGTGGTGCAGATGAGCATGAGGTCCATGAGGGACAGTTGGCTGAGGAggaagtacatgggggtgtgaaGCTGGGAGTCCAGGAAGATGAGGAGAACTATGGCAGTGTTACCCATGAAGGCCACTGAGAAGATGCCTAAGACCAGAACAAAGAGGAAGGTGTGGGTGGGGCTGTTATTGAAGAGTCCCAGCAAGATGAAGTCTGAGTTGAAGGTCTGATTCTCCTGATTGTCCCACACCATGATGAATATGTTCTCTGTGGAGAATACAATATGGAGAAATGACCaggatttttttcatgaaaatgtcAAGTATTTCCTGCCTTGATCAAAATACCTACAAAATGATGTAAACATGCAAAAATTGTTTCTCTGGGCATCAAATTTCTCACTGGCAGATTAAAGATTTTAAGCTtgtttttagcttgatgtgagttttaaatgcaaattacatAGCTAACAGATACAATATGTTTCCTAGTGAAAACATGGGAATTTTCTCAAGAGTCATATAACCTAGTTTGAACAATAAGTCAACTCAAATATGCAGTGTAGATCATCCCTTCCTAATCACCCGGAGATCATGAAAGGACTCAGGAATTGGTGGGAATTCCATGATATTACCATTCTATTTTTCATGAAACTCAACATGTCACACTAAGATGCTAAAGAAATTGTTCCTGGGAAAGTGTAGATGGAAGCATGTACTAAGTGAGACATGATTATTCAAGTGCAAGGTAAACAGAAGAAATTGAAATACCAATATGAGGGATATAGTAATTGATACTTGCTGGTAATAATGGTGTTTTGTAGTGGAAGAAGGTCCTCACCAGTATGTTCTTCACTCACTCCATCTATAAAAATTAGGTGTGTCCTTGACAGAACCAGGTATAGACTACTTTACTGAAGATCCACTCTAGAGGACAGTGTAAGAGCATCATTCAAACTCCTCCTACagactagctatgtgaccttaggaaaTTATTAATTTCTCTATGCCTTATTTTCCACTCTATACATTAtacataatatgtaaattataaagtgTTCTGAAGACTAAGTGAAATATAGAACATTACCTAGAATATAGTTTGTAcaatatcagtattttttaaattaaatactatTGGAAGAAATATAGCCTATTCCTACTTTTCTCTAGAGTATTCCAGTTTCTGAAAAAATCATTTCCTCCATTTCCTTTAGAGAAATAGAGTATTTCTTTGGTAAAAAAGtagcattgttttaattttatattttcacatccattttgtttccttcctATGGCCCTTTCTCTATGGAACAAGATATTGgcttcctttcttgctttcctaATACCCTGAACAAATCATTCACTCTGTAATTTCAATGTTTGTGCCCTCCCAAATTCTTTATCTGTTCAGTAATTGGCATTTCTGTGAATATAACATTCCAATTACAACTAGGAATTTACTACATCCTAAATTCCTAATCAGTTCTAAATTCTCTAGAAATGTTACTCACTTTTACTATGCTGTCAAGAAACTCTTTACTCATGAATAAGTATAACACACATTacttaattttaaagattttttaactttttccctctttctaaaataattgctaattttattttctaaaacattcttCTATCATTCATCCTTGTGCAAACCTTTTGTTATACACCCCACAGAAAAACCTTGAAACATTAATATGGAAAAGTGCCCAtgatttttcatgtttactgatagaaatttattgtccAGGAGAAAATTACCACATCTCTTGACAGTGATGATCAGTTACAGTATCTCTATTGAAAAATATGCAGTTTTTATTTCAAGTTCACTCATGTTGTTACACTTGTGTGTAATTCTGTCTCTCcctatgttttgaaatataaagataacttaaaatttatggaaaaatcGTACATCCAGTCAGCTCctaaaaacactgatttttttcacctTGTACAAAGCAATGTTCAACCCAATGTGCTGCATCATTGAAAGATAACCGGAAGATTAAACATGTCAATTATTTCAAGTAGAacataaattacataattaaCTAGTCTGTAAATTACATTTTGAGTGCTAATATAGCTGTCCCCCCTGAGGATCTCTATACATCGTGCACTTGTGTGAcctgtatttatctttttgtttaacCAGGGGCTTATAGTTCTGTTGAACCTCAGTCCTACATACATAGCTGGGATTATCTAGGGAACTGAAATGTTGCACATACTGGAAGAAAAGTATGTCCAAACCTCCACATCAAATTTATTTGCAgtagccttttaaaaaagtaaatcacCCTTTAACAGAAACTGCTTAAGGGAATGCTGGAACCATTCAGTACTGCCCTGTCCTTGTCCCAATTATTAACTATTGAAAAGACCCAACTCTGATTTAATTTTCCATCCAAATTTTTGCTCACAGTTGCTTTTCATgccttttatattaatagcaaactGCAGCATATTTCAAATCTATACTTCTTTACATTCTGTCCATGTGAGTAAAATTCTCTCTTCATTTTAGCCTATGATAGGACCCAC is a genomic window containing:
- the LOC123640623 gene encoding olfactory receptor 2M3-like, with the protein product MVWDNQENQTFNSDFILLGLFNNSPTHTFLFVLVLGIFSVAFMGNTAIVLLIFLDSQLHTPMYFLLSQLSLMDLMLICTTVPKMAFNYLSGKKSISLAGCGTQIFFYVSLLGAECFLLAAMAYDRYVAICQPLRYSLLMSQKICGLIAAASWILGSLDGVIETAVALSFSYCGAREIRHFFCDVPALLTLSCNDTLMFETMIFICCAIMLLFPVAVIIASYACIILAVIHLGSGEGRRKTFATCSSHLMVVGMYYGAAMFMYMRPTSAHSPTQDKLVSAFYTILTPMLNPLIYSLRNKEVARAFTKILGKGKSGRLEQSA